One region of Bradyrhizobium betae genomic DNA includes:
- a CDS encoding carbohydrate ABC transporter permease, with amino-acid sequence MSHSHPIPYRAILRHVLLIAGAAIMLAPFIWMISTASKPQTEVFSSELHLIPHHFALWENLREAFAKSNLLRFLINGVIVTVSIFVLQIMVALPAAYALAKLRFVGRETLFALVLFGILIPPQATAIPIFLLLHKLGLLDSYAALVLPFTISVFGIFLMRQFFKTVPDDLVDAARMDGISEFGIVWRVMLPAAIPAVTAFGIFSVVAHWNDYFWPLIVLNSEQLRTPPLAVAHFRNNEAGTSYGPLMAAAMVIISPLVIAFLFAQRRFIEGITLTGIK; translated from the coding sequence ATGAGCCATTCGCATCCCATCCCGTACCGGGCGATACTCCGCCACGTCCTCCTGATCGCGGGTGCCGCGATCATGCTGGCGCCCTTCATCTGGATGATCTCGACCGCATCCAAGCCGCAGACCGAGGTCTTTTCCAGCGAGCTGCATCTGATCCCGCACCATTTCGCGCTGTGGGAGAACCTGCGCGAGGCCTTCGCCAAGTCCAATCTCCTGCGCTTCCTGATCAACGGCGTCATCGTCACGGTCTCGATCTTCGTGCTGCAGATCATGGTGGCGCTGCCGGCGGCCTACGCGCTGGCGAAACTTCGCTTCGTCGGCCGCGAGACGCTGTTCGCACTCGTGCTGTTCGGGATCCTGATTCCGCCGCAGGCGACCGCGATCCCGATCTTCCTGTTGCTGCACAAGCTCGGCCTGCTCGACAGCTATGCCGCGCTCGTCCTGCCTTTCACGATTTCCGTGTTCGGCATCTTCCTGATGCGCCAGTTCTTCAAGACCGTGCCGGACGATCTCGTCGATGCCGCGCGGATGGACGGCATCTCCGAGTTCGGCATCGTCTGGCGGGTGATGCTGCCGGCCGCGATCCCGGCCGTCACCGCCTTCGGCATCTTCTCGGTGGTCGCGCACTGGAACGACTATTTCTGGCCGCTGATCGTGCTCAACAGCGAGCAACTGCGTACCCCGCCGCTCGCCGTTGCGCATTTCCGCAACAACGAGGCCGGCACCAGCTATGGCCCGCTGATGGCCGCCGCGATGGTGATCATCTCGCCGCTCGTCATCGCGTTCCTCTTTGCCCAGCGCCGCTTCATCGAGGGCATCACCCTCACCGGCATCAAGTGA
- a CDS encoding transglutaminase family protein, whose amino-acid sequence MIYDIRHVTTYEYESAVSFARCTLRLEPKNGDGQELISHRVEIRPRPAERHVRRDFFGTLTESIVIETAHRNLRIDSRSRVSVSRKPPARDAASPAWESIRDLAFEATSLGPSSPVGYVFASPLVPVLRPVSAYAALSFAPGAGILAGAADLMHRIRTEFRYDPKATVISTPLDEVFDKRHGVCQDFAHVMIAGLRGLGLPAAYVSGYLRTIPPAGQQRLQGADATHAWVSLWCGAELGWIDFDPTNDLLVANDHIVLAVARDFSDVSPVDGIIVGSRKQKLGVAVDVLLVE is encoded by the coding sequence GTGATCTACGACATCCGGCACGTCACCACCTACGAATATGAGAGCGCGGTCAGCTTCGCTCGCTGCACGCTGCGGCTGGAGCCGAAGAACGGAGACGGCCAGGAGCTGATCTCGCACCGTGTCGAGATCCGTCCGCGGCCCGCCGAGCGGCATGTCCGCCGCGATTTCTTCGGCACGCTGACCGAGAGCATCGTGATCGAGACGGCGCATCGCAATCTGCGCATCGACTCGCGCTCGCGCGTGTCGGTCTCGCGCAAGCCGCCGGCGCGCGATGCCGCGAGCCCGGCCTGGGAGAGCATCCGCGACCTCGCGTTTGAGGCGACCAGTCTCGGGCCGTCCTCGCCGGTCGGCTATGTCTTTGCCAGTCCGCTGGTGCCGGTGCTGCGTCCGGTCAGCGCCTATGCCGCTTTGAGCTTTGCGCCCGGCGCGGGAATCCTCGCCGGCGCCGCAGATCTCATGCATCGCATCCGCACCGAGTTTCGCTACGACCCCAAGGCGACGGTGATCTCGACGCCGCTCGACGAGGTGTTCGACAAGCGCCATGGCGTCTGCCAGGATTTCGCCCATGTGATGATCGCGGGCCTGCGCGGGCTCGGTCTGCCCGCCGCCTATGTCAGCGGATACTTACGCACCATTCCGCCTGCGGGCCAGCAGCGTCTGCAGGGCGCCGATGCCACCCACGCCTGGGTGTCGCTGTGGTGCGGGGCGGAGCTTGGCTGGATCGATTTCGATCCGACCAACGATCTCCTGGTCGCAAACGACCATATCGTGCTCGCGGTCGCACGCGACTTTTCCGACGTCTCGCCGGTCGACGGCATCATCGTCGGCTCGCGGAAGCAGAAGCTCGGCGTCGCCGTCGACGTGTTGTTGGTGGAGTAG
- a CDS encoding ABC transporter substrate-binding protein has protein sequence MLKSFIAAAALSLAAGSALAQTQTEIVMQYPYPELFTETHKRIADEFAKVHPEIKVTMRAPYESYEDATQKVLREAVTNQMPDVSFQGLNRIRVLVDKNIPAELGGYIAAEKDFDKQGFHQAMYDIGTAGGKVYALPFAISLPIVYVNLDLVKQAGGDINNLPKSWDELIALAKKVKALGNDTNGVTYAWDITGNWLWQAPVFARGGTMLNADETKVAFDGPEGKFAINMIARLVNEGGMPNLDQPSMRAAFAAGKTGFHITSTSDLNKVTQMIGGKFALKTIPFPDVAASTGRLPAGGNVVLILAKDKAKRDAAWEAVKFWTGAKGAAIMAETTGYMPPNKVANEVYLKDFYVKNPNNFTAVGQLALLTKWYAFPGDNGLKITDVIKDHLNSIISGARAKEPDAVLADMTADVQKLLPKTTGAAR, from the coding sequence ATGCTGAAGTCCTTCATCGCCGCCGCGGCTCTGTCGCTTGCGGCCGGCTCTGCGCTCGCGCAGACCCAAACCGAGATCGTGATGCAGTATCCTTATCCGGAGCTGTTCACCGAGACCCACAAGCGCATCGCCGACGAGTTCGCCAAGGTGCACCCGGAGATCAAGGTCACCATGCGTGCGCCTTATGAATCCTACGAGGACGCCACCCAGAAGGTGCTGCGTGAAGCGGTGACCAACCAGATGCCCGACGTGTCCTTCCAGGGGCTGAACCGCATCCGCGTCCTGGTCGACAAGAACATCCCGGCCGAACTCGGCGGCTACATCGCCGCCGAAAAGGATTTCGACAAGCAAGGCTTCCATCAGGCGATGTATGACATCGGCACCGCCGGCGGCAAGGTCTATGCCCTGCCCTTCGCAATCTCCCTGCCCATCGTCTACGTCAATCTCGATCTGGTGAAGCAGGCTGGCGGGGACATCAACAACCTGCCGAAGAGCTGGGACGAACTGATCGCGCTGGCCAAGAAGGTCAAGGCACTGGGCAACGACACCAACGGCGTCACCTATGCCTGGGACATCACAGGCAACTGGTTGTGGCAAGCGCCGGTGTTCGCGCGCGGCGGCACCATGCTCAACGCCGACGAGACCAAAGTCGCGTTCGACGGACCGGAGGGCAAGTTCGCGATCAACATGATCGCACGGCTCGTCAATGAAGGCGGCATGCCCAATCTCGACCAGCCCTCGATGCGCGCGGCGTTCGCGGCCGGCAAGACCGGCTTTCACATCACCTCGACCTCGGACCTCAACAAGGTCACGCAGATGATCGGCGGCAAGTTCGCGCTGAAGACGATACCGTTCCCCGACGTCGCCGCTTCCACCGGCCGGCTGCCGGCCGGCGGCAATGTCGTGCTGATCCTCGCCAAGGACAAGGCCAAGCGCGATGCCGCCTGGGAAGCGGTGAAGTTCTGGACCGGTGCCAAGGGCGCCGCGATCATGGCCGAGACCACCGGTTACATGCCGCCCAACAAGGTTGCCAACGAGGTCTATCTGAAGGACTTCTATGTCAAGAACCCCAACAACTTCACCGCCGTCGGCCAGCTCGCGCTGCTCACGAAATGGTACGCCTTCCCCGGCGACAACGGCCTGAAGATCACCGACGTGATCAAGGATCACTTGAACTCGATCATCTCCGGCGCCCGCGCGAAGGAACCCGATGCCGTCCTCGCCGACATGACGGCGGACGTGCAGAAACTGCTGCCGAAGACCACCGGCGCGGCGCGCTGA
- a CDS encoding phosphodiesterase: MKLLHLSDIHLTAPGATIGGRDPRANFERALTHALRDHHDAGLMVITGDLSDWGDVADYQWLKQRLDEYPLPVRLCIGNHDRRAAFLSVFPDLADENGFVQGIHDTAAGRCLFLDTAHPETHAGRYCEDRLGWLEARLAEHDGPFLLFMHHNPMPVHLAPFDQIRLLDEAPFRQLVGRHRTKIRHVFFGHCHLPLAGSVAGIPASSLRGTNHASFPLFSETMLLSASDLPQAYGVVFFGDDYVTVHMVEFGYDGPIRVEGSPDYQAWDRETMVR, translated from the coding sequence ATGAAGCTGCTTCATCTGAGCGACATTCACCTGACGGCACCGGGCGCCACCATCGGCGGCCGCGATCCACGCGCCAATTTCGAGCGGGCGCTTACGCATGCCCTGCGGGATCATCACGACGCCGGGTTGATGGTGATTACCGGCGACCTCTCGGATTGGGGCGATGTTGCCGACTATCAATGGCTCAAGCAGCGCCTCGATGAATATCCGCTGCCGGTCCGGCTTTGCATCGGCAACCACGACCGGCGCGCTGCCTTCCTGAGCGTCTTCCCCGATCTCGCCGATGAGAACGGCTTTGTCCAGGGCATCCACGATACAGCCGCCGGCCGCTGCCTGTTCCTCGACACCGCCCACCCGGAGACGCATGCCGGGCGCTATTGCGAAGATCGTCTTGGCTGGCTCGAGGCACGGCTTGCCGAGCACGATGGGCCGTTTCTGCTGTTCATGCACCATAACCCGATGCCGGTGCATCTCGCTCCCTTCGACCAGATTCGCCTGCTCGACGAAGCTCCGTTCCGGCAGCTCGTCGGCCGCCATCGGACAAAAATCCGCCACGTCTTCTTCGGCCATTGTCACCTGCCGCTCGCCGGCTCGGTTGCAGGGATCCCCGCCTCGTCGCTGCGTGGCACCAACCATGCGAGCTTTCCGCTGTTTTCCGAGACCATGCTGCTGAGCGCGTCCGACCTGCCGCAGGCCTATGGCGTCGTCTTCTTCGGGGACGACTACGTGACCGTGCATATGGTGGAATTCGGCTACGACGGTCCCATCCGCGTCGAAGGCTCGCCCGACTACCAGGCCTGGGACCGCGAAACCATGGTGCGATGA
- a CDS encoding carbohydrate ABC transporter permease, whose amino-acid sequence MSDGSMTIDAAIVSADAPRRAPQAHGSRRTYSAYALVTPAATLMLAMLLGPLAGVIALSFTDYQLGAPHFSWIGLANYHDLFADRVFWIALRNTLTYVVIVVPGAVIAGLVIALLIQSGTSLRSFYRTIYFLPVMATLIAMAVVWEFMLHPQFGLVNGLLRSAGLPAFAWLQDRSTALYALCAIGIWQAVGFNMVLFLAGLVSIPKQLYEAAEIDGASSGWARFRLVTWPMLGPVTTFVVVISGIRSFQVFDTVHVLTKGGPSKSTEVLIHTMYTEGFEFFRSGYAAAITVVFLVFVLALTLVKSRLADRGVHYT is encoded by the coding sequence ATGTCTGACGGCTCCATGACGATCGATGCGGCCATCGTCTCCGCCGATGCGCCAAGGCGCGCGCCGCAAGCTCACGGCAGCCGGCGTACCTACTCCGCCTACGCCCTGGTGACGCCGGCCGCAACACTCATGCTGGCCATGCTGCTTGGTCCGCTCGCCGGCGTGATCGCCCTCTCCTTCACCGACTATCAGCTCGGCGCGCCGCATTTCTCCTGGATCGGGCTGGCCAATTACCACGACCTGTTCGCCGACAGGGTATTCTGGATCGCGCTGCGCAACACGCTGACCTATGTCGTGATCGTGGTGCCCGGCGCCGTGATCGCGGGCCTTGTGATCGCGCTGCTGATCCAGAGCGGGACCAGCCTGCGCAGCTTCTATCGGACGATCTACTTTCTGCCAGTCATGGCGACCCTGATCGCCATGGCAGTGGTGTGGGAGTTCATGCTGCATCCGCAATTCGGCCTGGTGAACGGGCTGTTGCGCAGCGCGGGCCTGCCGGCCTTCGCCTGGCTGCAGGACCGCAGCACCGCCCTCTACGCGCTGTGCGCGATCGGCATCTGGCAGGCCGTCGGCTTCAACATGGTGCTGTTTCTCGCCGGCCTCGTCTCCATCCCCAAGCAGCTCTACGAAGCGGCCGAGATCGACGGCGCATCGAGCGGCTGGGCCCGCTTCCGCCTCGTGACCTGGCCGATGCTGGGGCCGGTCACGACCTTCGTCGTGGTGATCTCCGGCATCCGCTCCTTCCAGGTGTTCGACACCGTGCACGTGCTGACCAAGGGCGGCCCGTCGAAATCCACCGAGGTGCTGATCCACACCATGTACACGGAAGGCTTCGAGTTCTTCCGCTCCGGCTACGCTGCCGCGATCACCGTGGTTTTCCTGGTCTTCGTTCTCGCCCTCACGCTCGTCAAATCGAGGCTCGCCGATCGCGGCGTGCATTATACATGA
- a CDS encoding circularly permuted type 2 ATP-grasp protein: MGEGAAEEDDRAGKAPTQRESQREGQRRLAQWVRDYRRLPGIPDEFLGPDGAPRAVWGRFFDAFGALAPDEIERRFGMADRHLREAGVTYRAPGDGADRPWSLSHLPLLIDEADWKQLSAGITQRAELLELVLRDIYGEGRLVAEGALPAAAIAGSPEYLRPVCGVPPPGGRYLSLYAADVGRGPDGRWWVLGDRTQAPSGAGYALENRLVLSRAFSDLYKSMNVPRVAPFFEAFRDSLRARADRDEPRIGVLTPGSFSETYFEHATLARYLGFLLVEGDDLAVSDDRVHIRTVAGLKRLDVLLRRVDSNSLDPLELDASSHLGVPGLIDVLRKDGVVVANMPGSGVLEARAMLGFLPALSRRLLGEELKMPHIATWWCGQRTARDEVLSRLDEVAIEGAYGRGVPGFDSNGPVLASELDASGRQRLIDSITGRGMDYVGQEVVRLSTMPVWEHGQITPRPFVLRVFAAATPDGWAIMPGGFCRIAEQADARAVSMGDGARAADVWVVSEKKVATATLLPATDKVRIRRIAGVLPSRAADNLFWLGRYLERAEATLRLVRALGSPSGPSKGTAASLQSAERIQRLLVAWGAISQASRATPGRVTAEALQNADRFGSALSLVRAAQRTATSLRERLSPDAWQVITEMAERLAVEVEDDDSVLSAAELTLQELASFAGLAQENMNRAAGWRFLDVGRRTERAINTARFARQFAYDEAGDEDLDILLTLVDSQITYRSRYLLAPILAPVRDLAVLDSYNPRSVAFQVATLNEHIAALPSLKEHGLIERPQRLALAVQAMLTTAEAEKLEVKSLFSLEQDLLSLAEAIGLHYFPHGPNASRPEKLTGLA, translated from the coding sequence ATGGGCGAGGGCGCAGCCGAAGAGGACGACAGGGCGGGTAAGGCGCCAACACAACGTGAGAGCCAGCGCGAAGGCCAGCGCCGCCTCGCGCAATGGGTCCGCGACTATCGCCGCCTGCCCGGCATCCCCGACGAGTTCTTGGGGCCCGACGGCGCCCCGCGCGCGGTCTGGGGCCGCTTTTTCGACGCCTTCGGCGCGCTTGCGCCCGACGAGATCGAGCGGCGGTTCGGCATGGCCGACCGCCACCTCCGCGAGGCCGGCGTCACCTACCGCGCCCCCGGCGACGGCGCCGACCGGCCCTGGTCGCTCAGCCATCTGCCGCTGCTGATCGACGAGGCCGACTGGAAGCAGCTGTCCGCCGGCATCACCCAGCGCGCCGAGCTGCTCGAACTCGTCCTGCGCGACATCTATGGCGAGGGCCGGCTGGTCGCGGAAGGCGCGCTGCCGGCGGCCGCGATCGCCGGCAGTCCCGAATATCTCCGTCCGGTCTGCGGCGTGCCGCCGCCGGGCGGGCGCTACCTTTCGCTCTACGCCGCCGACGTCGGCCGCGGCCCCGACGGCCGCTGGTGGGTGCTCGGCGACCGCACGCAGGCGCCGTCGGGCGCGGGCTACGCGCTGGAGAACCGCCTGGTGCTCTCGCGCGCCTTCTCCGATCTCTACAAGTCGATGAACGTGCCGCGCGTCGCGCCGTTCTTCGAGGCGTTCCGCGACAGCCTGCGCGCGCGCGCCGATCGCGACGAGCCGCGGATCGGCGTGCTCACACCGGGCAGCTTCAGCGAGACCTATTTCGAGCATGCGACGCTGGCGCGCTATCTCGGCTTTCTGCTGGTCGAGGGCGACGATCTCGCCGTCAGTGACGACCGCGTTCACATCCGCACCGTCGCCGGCCTGAAGCGGCTCGACGTTCTGCTCCGCCGTGTCGATTCCAACTCGCTCGATCCGCTCGAGCTCGATGCGTCCTCGCATCTCGGCGTGCCCGGTCTGATCGACGTGCTGCGCAAGGATGGCGTCGTCGTCGCCAACATGCCGGGCTCCGGCGTGCTGGAGGCGCGCGCGATGCTCGGTTTCCTGCCGGCGCTGAGCCGCCGCCTGCTCGGCGAAGAGCTGAAGATGCCGCACATCGCGACCTGGTGGTGCGGCCAGCGCACCGCGCGCGACGAGGTGCTGTCGCGGCTCGACGAGGTCGCGATCGAAGGCGCCTACGGGCGCGGCGTTCCCGGTTTCGACAGCAACGGTCCGGTGCTCGCGAGCGAGCTCGACGCAAGCGGACGCCAGCGCCTGATCGATTCCATCACCGGGCGCGGTATGGACTATGTCGGCCAGGAGGTGGTGCGGCTTTCGACCATGCCGGTGTGGGAGCATGGCCAGATCACGCCGCGCCCCTTCGTGCTGCGCGTGTTCGCGGCCGCGACGCCCGACGGCTGGGCCATCATGCCCGGCGGCTTCTGCCGGATCGCCGAGCAGGCCGATGCGCGTGCGGTGTCGATGGGCGACGGTGCCCGCGCCGCCGACGTCTGGGTCGTCTCGGAGAAGAAGGTCGCGACCGCGACGCTGCTGCCGGCGACCGACAAGGTGCGCATCCGCCGCATCGCCGGCGTGCTGCCGAGCCGCGCCGCCGACAACCTGTTCTGGCTCGGCCGCTATCTCGAGCGCGCCGAAGCGACGCTGCGGCTGGTGCGGGCGCTGGGCTCGCCGAGCGGGCCAAGCAAGGGCACCGCGGCCTCGCTGCAATCGGCAGAGCGCATCCAGCGCCTGCTGGTGGCCTGGGGCGCGATCTCGCAAGCCTCGCGCGCGACGCCGGGACGCGTCACCGCCGAAGCGCTGCAGAACGCCGATCGTTTCGGCTCCGCGTTGTCGCTGGTGCGCGCGGCGCAGCGCACGGCGACCTCCTTGCGCGAGCGGCTGTCGCCCGATGCCTGGCAGGTCATCACCGAGATGGCCGAGCGGCTCGCCGTCGAGGTCGAGGACGATGACAGCGTGCTGAGCGCGGCCGAGCTGACCTTGCAGGAGCTCGCGAGCTTTGCCGGCCTTGCCCAGGAGAACATGAACCGCGCCGCCGGCTGGCGCTTCCTCGATGTCGGCCGCCGCACCGAGCGCGCCATCAACACCGCGCGCTTCGCGCGCCAGTTCGCCTATGACGAGGCCGGCGACGAGGATCTCGACATCCTGCTGACGCTGGTGGATTCCCAGATCACCTACCGCTCGCGCTATCTGCTGGCGCCGATCCTGGCCCCGGTGCGCGACCTCGCCGTGCTCGATAGCTACAATCCGCGGTCGGTGGCGTTCCAGGTGGCGACCCTGAACGAGCACATCGCGGCGCTGCCGAGCCTGAAGGAGCACGGCCTGATCGAGCGGCCGCAGCGGCTCGCGCTCGCGGTGCAGGCGATGCTGACCACGGCCGAAGCCGAGAAGCTGGAGGTCAAGTCGCTGTTCTCGCTGGAGCAGGATTTGCTCAGCCTCGCCGAGGCGATCGGGCTGCATTACTTCCCGCACGGCCCGAATGCCAGCCGGCCGGAAAAGCTGACGGGGCTGGCGTGA